Proteins encoded within one genomic window of Humulus lupulus chromosome 1, drHumLupu1.1, whole genome shotgun sequence:
- the LOC133811866 gene encoding B3 domain-containing transcription factor VRN1-like isoform X1, translating to MSLVTGLTVFTNYIKVYQLYMSRGPVGDTSKQTFSSGTPHFFKIILEQILQGNLLQVPQYFVKKCGETLTESVSVKLPCGSKWTMKLENYNGKFWLQKGWPEFMKHYAIKRGYMLTFRYDGNSEIYAVIFDTNTVEIDYPPIPIHFGKSNIDGELRAPKREVIDDSIDNLDDISPCHKTGLKSSCSQPPKRMKTSSTGKFDSPSKSNRDKSATTTTKKMKYGIPKIIKALDQNERLAALQRASGFKSEHPFYKVVMQPYYLVGKKLTFSCMFANTYLNNRCYDVTLKVPIVKKTWPVKYTYREHKRAKPRLLGGWKTFVQDNNLEVGDVLVFVLIKETNVSFEVVIFRAGESSKGSVNTSRIPSFLNSSPEMHQHISKSSQRTEPRLVEKKFPLTFDERVKVLEKDAIEHGKSFFKIVIQPSNKCHVHVPFDIVEKHIRNEGDVVLSIPNSRQYWSAQLRKRKSYITGNSSAVIFNGWKEFMADNNLEVGDVCIFELLNGTEIWLQVLIVRVSDDL from the exons ATGAGTTTGGTGACCGGCCTTACTGTATTTACGAACTACATAAAAG TTTATCAACTATATATGTCTCGTGGACCTGTTGGAGACACTAGCAAGCAAACATTTTCGTCTGGGACTCCTCACTTTTTCAAGATTATTCTTGAACAGATTCTTCAAGGGAACTTGCTT CAGGTTCCACAATATTTTGTGAAAAAATGTGGAGAAACTTTAACTGAATCAGTGTCTGTTAAACTTCCATGTGGTTCCAAATGGACAATGAAGTTAGAAAATTACAATGGGAAATTTTGGCTACAAAAGGGTTGGCCAGAATTTATGAAGCATTATGCTATAAAAAGAGGCTATATGCTAACTTTTAGATATGATGGGAATTCTGAGATTTATGCTGTAATATTTGATACAAATACTGTAGAGATAGATTATCCTCCTATCCCTATTCATTTTGGTAAGTCTAACATCGATGGTGAACTCCGAGCTCCCAAGAGGGAAGTTATTGATGACAGCATTGATAACTTGGATGATATCTCTCCATGCCACAAAACAGGACTAAAATCCTCATGTTCTCAGCCTCCTAAGAGAATGAAAACTAGTTCTACAG GGAAATTCGATTCACCTTCGAAAAGTAATAGAGATAAATCTGCCACTACCACCACAAAAAAGATGAAATATGGGATTCCTAAAATTATTAAAGCATTGGATCAAAATGAAAGACTTGCAGCTCTGCAGAGGGCTAGTGGTTTTAAATCTGAACACCCATTTTATAAGGTGGTCATGCAACCATACTATCTCGTTGGTAAGAAATTG acattttcatgcatgtttgcaaacacatatctcaacaaCAGATGTTATGATGTAACCCTCAAAGTTCCAATTGTGAAGAAAACTTGGCCAGTGAAGTACACTTATAGAGAACATAAGAGAGCAAAACCCAGACTCCTAGGTGGTTGGAAAACATTTGTTCAGGACAATAATTTAGAAGTAGGTGATGTCCTTGTGTTTGTTTTGATTAAGGAGACAAATGTTTCATTTGAGGTGGTAATTTTTCGTGCTGGAGAAAGCTCAAAAGGTTCTGTGAACACAT CTAGAATACCCAGCTTTCTCAATAGTTCTCCTGAAATGCATCAACATATAAGCAAATCAAGTCAGAGAACAGAGCCGCGACTGGTTGAAAAGAAATTTCCCTTGACTTTCGATGAAAGAGTTAAAGTTCTTGAGAAAGATGCTATTGAACATGGAAAGTCTTTCTTCAAGATTGTTATACAACCATCAAATAAGTGTCATGTG CATGTACCATTCGACATAGTTGAGAAACACATTAGGAATGAAGGTGATGTCGTTCTTTCAATTCCAAATAGTAGACAATATTGGTCTGCTCAATTAAGGAAGAGGAAGAGCTACATAACTGGGAATTCCTCAGCTGTTATCTTTAATGGTTGGAAAGAATTCATGGCAGACAACAATTTGGAAGTGGGTGATGTCTGTATATTCGAGCTTCTTAACGGAACTGAAATTTGGCTTCAAGTTTTGATTGTCCGCGTTTCTGATGATTTATAA
- the LOC133811866 gene encoding B3 domain-containing transcription factor VRN1-like isoform X2, translating into MLSQKPMFSSGNPHFFKIILTETLKENKIQVPQYFVKKCGETLTESVSVKLPCGSKWTMKLENYNGKFWLQKGWPEFMKHYAIKRGYMLTFRYDGNSEIYAVIFDTNTVEIDYPPIPIHFGKSNIDGELRAPKREVIDDSIDNLDDISPCHKTGLKSSCSQPPKRMKTSSTGKFDSPSKSNRDKSATTTTKKMKYGIPKIIKALDQNERLAALQRASGFKSEHPFYKVVMQPYYLVGKKLTFSCMFANTYLNNRCYDVTLKVPIVKKTWPVKYTYREHKRAKPRLLGGWKTFVQDNNLEVGDVLVFVLIKETNVSFEVVIFRAGESSKGSVNTSRIPSFLNSSPEMHQHISKSSQRTEPRLVEKKFPLTFDERVKVLEKDAIEHGKSFFKIVIQPSNKCHVHVPFDIVEKHIRNEGDVVLSIPNSRQYWSAQLRKRKSYITGNSSAVIFNGWKEFMADNNLEVGDVCIFELLNGTEIWLQVLIVRVSDDL; encoded by the exons atgCTAAGTCAAAAGCCCATGTTTTCATCCGGGAAtccacattttttcaagataATTCTGACAGAAACTCTGAAAGAGAACAAAATT CAGGTTCCACAATATTTTGTGAAAAAATGTGGAGAAACTTTAACTGAATCAGTGTCTGTTAAACTTCCATGTGGTTCCAAATGGACAATGAAGTTAGAAAATTACAATGGGAAATTTTGGCTACAAAAGGGTTGGCCAGAATTTATGAAGCATTATGCTATAAAAAGAGGCTATATGCTAACTTTTAGATATGATGGGAATTCTGAGATTTATGCTGTAATATTTGATACAAATACTGTAGAGATAGATTATCCTCCTATCCCTATTCATTTTGGTAAGTCTAACATCGATGGTGAACTCCGAGCTCCCAAGAGGGAAGTTATTGATGACAGCATTGATAACTTGGATGATATCTCTCCATGCCACAAAACAGGACTAAAATCCTCATGTTCTCAGCCTCCTAAGAGAATGAAAACTAGTTCTACAG GGAAATTCGATTCACCTTCGAAAAGTAATAGAGATAAATCTGCCACTACCACCACAAAAAAGATGAAATATGGGATTCCTAAAATTATTAAAGCATTGGATCAAAATGAAAGACTTGCAGCTCTGCAGAGGGCTAGTGGTTTTAAATCTGAACACCCATTTTATAAGGTGGTCATGCAACCATACTATCTCGTTGGTAAGAAATTG acattttcatgcatgtttgcaaacacatatctcaacaaCAGATGTTATGATGTAACCCTCAAAGTTCCAATTGTGAAGAAAACTTGGCCAGTGAAGTACACTTATAGAGAACATAAGAGAGCAAAACCCAGACTCCTAGGTGGTTGGAAAACATTTGTTCAGGACAATAATTTAGAAGTAGGTGATGTCCTTGTGTTTGTTTTGATTAAGGAGACAAATGTTTCATTTGAGGTGGTAATTTTTCGTGCTGGAGAAAGCTCAAAAGGTTCTGTGAACACAT CTAGAATACCCAGCTTTCTCAATAGTTCTCCTGAAATGCATCAACATATAAGCAAATCAAGTCAGAGAACAGAGCCGCGACTGGTTGAAAAGAAATTTCCCTTGACTTTCGATGAAAGAGTTAAAGTTCTTGAGAAAGATGCTATTGAACATGGAAAGTCTTTCTTCAAGATTGTTATACAACCATCAAATAAGTGTCATGTG CATGTACCATTCGACATAGTTGAGAAACACATTAGGAATGAAGGTGATGTCGTTCTTTCAATTCCAAATAGTAGACAATATTGGTCTGCTCAATTAAGGAAGAGGAAGAGCTACATAACTGGGAATTCCTCAGCTGTTATCTTTAATGGTTGGAAAGAATTCATGGCAGACAACAATTTGGAAGTGGGTGATGTCTGTATATTCGAGCTTCTTAACGGAACTGAAATTTGGCTTCAAGTTTTGATTGTCCGCGTTTCTGATGATTTATAA
- the LOC133811902 gene encoding B3 domain-containing transcription factor VRN1-like: MPSENPTFSSTNPQFFKIILAETLKENKLRVPQCFVKKCGETLTESVFLKLPCGSKWKMKLESDNGKFWLQKGWPEFVKHYSIGRGHMLTFRYDGNSEIYVVIFNTNTVEIDYPATPVHFGMPNIDVKLRVPKREVIDDSIEILDEIGVKSSCSQPSKRMKAYPPGKLDSPSKSTDNSDTKTAKKINYGIPKTMKTLDKSERIAALQRTVGFKSEHPYFKMVMQPYYILGKNMTFPHLFAKIHLNNRSYDVTLKVPNENKTWPVKYTYREHKSAAPRFQGGWTTFVQENNLKVGDVCVFVLLKAINIVSFEVVIFRAGESLKGSVGTIHNEAGTRCLLNSSKKQEIGKQLPLTLDERVKILEKDAIEHEKPFFKIVIQPSNKWHVRVPLDIAEKHIKNDGGIVLANPNGEQWPAQFKRRKSPVTGKSAAVIFDGWKEFMTNNNLKVGDICMFELLDKTELVFQVLIVRVSDFLKQQRYQAISSPEGENKPKGDERVKIETDS; the protein is encoded by the exons ATGCCAAGTGAAAATCCCACGTTTTCATCTACGAATCCACAGTTTTTCAAGATAATTTTGGCAGAGACTCTTAAAGAGAACAAACTT CGGGTTCCACAATGTTTTGTGAAAAAATGTGGAGAAACTTTAACCGAATCAGTGTTTCTTAAGCTTCCATGTGGTTCCAAATGGAAAATGAAGTTAGAAAGTGATAATGGAAAGTTTTGGTTACAAAAGGGTTGGCCAGAATTTGTGAAGCATTATTCCATAGGAAGAGGTCATATGCTAACTTTTAGATATGATGGGAACTCTGAGATTTATGTTGTCATATTTAATACAAATACTGTTGAGATAGATTATCCTGCTACCCCTGTTCATTTTGGTATGCCTAACATCGATGTCAAACTCCGAGTTCCCAAGAGAGAAGTTATTGATGACAGTATTGAAATCTTGGATGAAATCGGAGTAAAATCTTCATGTTCTCAGCCTTCTAAGAGAATGAAAGCATATCCTCCAG GAAAACTTGATTCACCTTCTAAAAGTACAGATAATTCTGACACTAAAACCGCAAAAAAGATTAATTATGGGATTCCTAAAACTATGAAAACATTGGATAAAAGTGAAAGAATTGCAGCTCTTCAGAGGACTGTTGGTTTCAAATCTGAACACCCATATTTCAAGATGGTCATGCAACCATATTATATCCTTGGTAAAAACATG ACCTTTCCACATTTATTTGCAAAGATACATCTCAATAATAGATCTTATGATGTAACCCTCAAAGTTCCAAATGAGAACAAAACTTGGCCTGTGAAGTACACTTATAGAGAACATAAGAGTGCAGCACCCAGGTTCCAAGGTGGTTGGACAACATTTGTTCAGGAAAATAATTTGAAAGTAGGTGATGTGTGTGTATTTGTTTTGCTTAAGGCCATAAACATTGTTTCATTTGAAGTTGTAATTTTCCGTGCTGGAGAAAGCTTGAAAGGTTCCGTAGGCACGA TTCATAATGAAGCTGGAACACGTTGCTTGCTCAATAGTTCTAAAAAACAAGAAATTGGGAAGCAACTTCCTTTGACTTTGGATGAAAGAGTTAAAATTCTTGAAAAAGATGCTATTGAACATGAAAAACCCTTCTTCAAGATTGTTATACAGCCATCAAATAAGTGGCATGTG CGTGTACCGTTAGACATAGCTGAGAAACACATTAAGAATGATGGTGGTATCGTTCTTGCAAATCCAAATGGTGAACAATGGCCTGCTCAATTCAAAAGGAGGAAGAGCCCTGTAACTGGGAAGTCTGCAGCTGTAATCTTTGATGGTTGGAAAGAATTCATGACCAATAACAATTTGAAAGTGGGTGATATCTGTATGTTCGAGCTTCTTGACAAAACAGAACTTGTGTTTCAAGTTTTGATTGTCCGAGTTTCTGATTTTTTAAAACAACAAAGGTATCAAG CCATTAGCTCTCCAGAAGGTGAGAACAAGCCAAAGGGAGATGAGAGAGTGAAAATTGAAACAGACTCATGA
- the LOC133779948 gene encoding B3 domain-containing protein REM19-like, with protein sequence MESRRTKERQFQEDSKKTKRFKASIKSRLGYKRVGQNFTVEIDYPATLVHFGMPNIDVKLRVPKREVIDDSIEILDEIGVKSSCSQPSKRMKTYPPGKLDSPSKSTDKSDTNTAKKMNNGIPKTKKTLDKSERIAALQRTVGFKSEHPYFKMVMQPYYILGKNMTFPPLFAKTHLNNRSYDVTLKVPNDNKTWPVKYTYKNVLREDLMDN encoded by the exons ATGGAATCAAGACGCACAAAAGAACGCCAATTTCAAGAGGATTCCAAGAAGACCAAAAGATTCAAAGCAAGCATCAAATCAAGACTTGGTTACAAAAGGGTTGGCCAGAATTT TACCGTTGAGATAGATTATCCTGCTACCCTTGTTCATTTTGGTATGCCTAACATCGATGTCAAACTCCGAGTTCCCAAGAGGGAAGTTATTGACGACAGTATTGAAATCTTGGATGAAATCGGAGTAAAATCTTCATGTTCTCAGCCTTCTAAGAGAATGAAAACATATCCTCCAG GAAAACTTGATTCACCTTCTAAAAGTACAGATAAATCTGACACTAACACGGcaaaaaagatgaataatgggATTCCTAAAACTAAGAAAACATTGGATAAAAGTGAAAGAATTGCAGCTCTTCAGAGGACTGTTGGTTTCAAATCTGAACACCCATATTTCAAGATGGTCATGCAACCATATTATATCCTTGGTAAAAACATG ACCTTTCCACCATTATTTGCAAAGACACATCTCAATAACAGATCTTATGATGTAACCCTCAAAGTTCCAAATGACAACAAAACTTGGCCTGTGAAGTACACTTATAAAAATGTGTTACGTGAAGACTTAATGGACAATTAA
- the LOC133811866 gene encoding B3 domain-containing transcription factor VRN1-like isoform X3, whose product MLSQKPMFSSGNPHFFKIILTETLKENKIVPQYFVKKCGETLTESVSVKLPCGSKWTMKLENYNGKFWLQKGWPEFMKHYAIKRGYMLTFRYDGNSEIYAVIFDTNTVEIDYPPIPIHFGKSNIDGELRAPKREVIDDSIDNLDDISPCHKTGLKSSCSQPPKRMKTSSTGKFDSPSKSNRDKSATTTTKKMKYGIPKIIKALDQNERLAALQRASGFKSEHPFYKVVMQPYYLVGKKLTFSCMFANTYLNNRCYDVTLKVPIVKKTWPVKYTYREHKRAKPRLLGGWKTFVQDNNLEVGDVLVFVLIKETNVSFEVVIFRAGESSKGSVNTSRIPSFLNSSPEMHQHISKSSQRTEPRLVEKKFPLTFDERVKVLEKDAIEHGKSFFKIVIQPSNKCHVHVPFDIVEKHIRNEGDVVLSIPNSRQYWSAQLRKRKSYITGNSSAVIFNGWKEFMADNNLEVGDVCIFELLNGTEIWLQVLIVRVSDDL is encoded by the exons atgCTAAGTCAAAAGCCCATGTTTTCATCCGGGAAtccacattttttcaagataATTCTGACAGAAACTCTGAAAGAGAACAAAATT GTTCCACAATATTTTGTGAAAAAATGTGGAGAAACTTTAACTGAATCAGTGTCTGTTAAACTTCCATGTGGTTCCAAATGGACAATGAAGTTAGAAAATTACAATGGGAAATTTTGGCTACAAAAGGGTTGGCCAGAATTTATGAAGCATTATGCTATAAAAAGAGGCTATATGCTAACTTTTAGATATGATGGGAATTCTGAGATTTATGCTGTAATATTTGATACAAATACTGTAGAGATAGATTATCCTCCTATCCCTATTCATTTTGGTAAGTCTAACATCGATGGTGAACTCCGAGCTCCCAAGAGGGAAGTTATTGATGACAGCATTGATAACTTGGATGATATCTCTCCATGCCACAAAACAGGACTAAAATCCTCATGTTCTCAGCCTCCTAAGAGAATGAAAACTAGTTCTACAG GGAAATTCGATTCACCTTCGAAAAGTAATAGAGATAAATCTGCCACTACCACCACAAAAAAGATGAAATATGGGATTCCTAAAATTATTAAAGCATTGGATCAAAATGAAAGACTTGCAGCTCTGCAGAGGGCTAGTGGTTTTAAATCTGAACACCCATTTTATAAGGTGGTCATGCAACCATACTATCTCGTTGGTAAGAAATTG acattttcatgcatgtttgcaaacacatatctcaacaaCAGATGTTATGATGTAACCCTCAAAGTTCCAATTGTGAAGAAAACTTGGCCAGTGAAGTACACTTATAGAGAACATAAGAGAGCAAAACCCAGACTCCTAGGTGGTTGGAAAACATTTGTTCAGGACAATAATTTAGAAGTAGGTGATGTCCTTGTGTTTGTTTTGATTAAGGAGACAAATGTTTCATTTGAGGTGGTAATTTTTCGTGCTGGAGAAAGCTCAAAAGGTTCTGTGAACACAT CTAGAATACCCAGCTTTCTCAATAGTTCTCCTGAAATGCATCAACATATAAGCAAATCAAGTCAGAGAACAGAGCCGCGACTGGTTGAAAAGAAATTTCCCTTGACTTTCGATGAAAGAGTTAAAGTTCTTGAGAAAGATGCTATTGAACATGGAAAGTCTTTCTTCAAGATTGTTATACAACCATCAAATAAGTGTCATGTG CATGTACCATTCGACATAGTTGAGAAACACATTAGGAATGAAGGTGATGTCGTTCTTTCAATTCCAAATAGTAGACAATATTGGTCTGCTCAATTAAGGAAGAGGAAGAGCTACATAACTGGGAATTCCTCAGCTGTTATCTTTAATGGTTGGAAAGAATTCATGGCAGACAACAATTTGGAAGTGGGTGATGTCTGTATATTCGAGCTTCTTAACGGAACTGAAATTTGGCTTCAAGTTTTGATTGTCCGCGTTTCTGATGATTTATAA
- the LOC133811928 gene encoding B3 domain-containing transcription factor VRN1-like — MSRGPVGNTSQQPYSSATPHFFNIILEETLQRNMLQIPHKFIRRCGKTLSDSVFIKLPCGSKWKMKLTKKEGKIWLEKGWPEFAKHYSIKRGSMLIFKYVGKSEFHVVICDTSTAEIDYPSKNIDLELRAPKEEVVEDDYVETLYDFSPSSNFKKREKSSFLPCSQPHNKRIRRTSPTARKGRKSPYITSIEKARIFARVSFESERPFFKTVMQPTYVRAEFFSIPRKFAYRYIKDQGDAVLSVPNGKVWSVQLKMSIQNCGYSVARLCSGWHKFVNGNNLEVGDVCIFELRNGTQISFQVHIVHRTNYEGLQWCEGDYGASSSKPKKETEID; from the exons ATGTCTCGCGGACCTGTTGGAAACACTAGCCAGCAACCATATTCATCTGCGACTCcccactttttcaacataattcTTGAAGAGACTCTTCAAAGGAACATGCTT CAAATTCCTCACAAATTTATAAGGAGATGTGGGAAAACTTTATCCGATTCGGTGTTTATAAAGCTTCCATGTGGTTCGAAATGGAAAATGAAGCTGACAAAAAAGGAGGGCAAGATTTGGTTAGAGAAGGGTTGGCCAGAATTCGCAAAGCATTACTCCATAAAAAGAGGCAGCATGCTAATTTTTAAATATGTTGGGAAATCTGAGTTTCATGTTGTCATATGTGATACTAGTACTGCTGAGATAGATTATCCTTCTAAAAACATTGATTTGGAACTCCGAGCACCTAAGGAGGAAGTTGTTGAAGATGATTATGTCGAAACCTTGTATGATTTTTCACCTTCCTCCAATTTCAAAAAAAGGGAGAAATCTTCATTCCTACCTTGTTCTCAGCCTCacaacaagagaataagaagaacaAGTCCTACTG ctcgcaagggaagaaaaagtCCTTACATAACTTCCATTGAAAAAGCTAGAATTTTTGCAAGAGTTTCCTTTGAATCTGAAAGGCCTTTTTTCAAGACTGTTATGCAACCAACATATGTCAGAGCTGAGTTTTTT AGTATACCACGAAAATTTGCTTATAGATACATTAAAGATCAAGGTGATGCTGTTCTTTCGGTTCCAAATGGTAAAGTTTGGTCTGTGCAACTTAAAATGAGTATTCAAAATTGTGGGTATTCTGTGGCTAGACTCTGTAGTGGTTGGCACAAATTTGTGAATGGCAATAATTTAGAAGTTGGTGACGTCTGCATTTTCGAGCTTCGTAATGGGACTCAAATTTCATTTCAAGTTCACATTGTCCACCGCACTAATTATGAAGGTCTCCAATGGTGTGAAG GTGATTATGGAGCTAGTTCTAGTAAGCCAAAGAAAGAAACTGAAATTGACTGA